The following proteins are co-located in the Eleginops maclovinus isolate JMC-PN-2008 ecotype Puerto Natales chromosome 1, JC_Emac_rtc_rv5, whole genome shotgun sequence genome:
- the rab5if gene encoding uncharacterized protein RAB5IF, whose product MTSNLKRKEESHLQNGGVKQPTWSKAFNSTAVWEEKDEFLDVIYWLRQIIAIILGVIWGVAPLKGFLGIAIFCIINAGVLYVYFSSFQQVDEEEYGGTWELTKEGFMTSFALFLVVWIIFYTALHFE is encoded by the exons ATGACGAGCAATTTAAAGCGGAAAGAAGAAAGTCATCTGCAGAATGGGGGTGTAAAGCAGCCCACATGGAGCAAAGCCTTCAACAGTACTGCCGTCTGGGAGGAGAAG gaTGAATTTTTAGACGTGATTTACTGGCTACGTCAAATTATTGCAATAATCCTTGGTGTGATATGGGGTGTCGCACCGTTGAAAGGATTCCTGGGAATAGCCAT ATTCTGCATCATCAACGCTGGCGTCCTGTATGTATACTTCAGCAGCTTTCAGCAGGTTGATGAGGAAGAGTATGGGGGCACGTGGGAACTTACCAAAGAAGGTTTCATGACATCTTTTGCTTTGTTTCTG GTGGTGTGGATAATCTTTTACACAGCACTACATTTTGAATGA
- the dhx35 gene encoding probable ATP-dependent RNA helicase DHX35, whose translation MASPLSTMKFWKPGAEAPGISEERELNTETTGSPIIFNPHTALSIEKQRQKLPVFKHRNNILYLVESFQTVIIVGETGCGKTTQLPQYLLEAGWATEGKVIGVTQPRRVAAISVANRVAEERGALVGHEVGYTIRFDDCSDPHATRIKFLTDGMLVREMMTDPLLKKYSVLMLDEAHERTLYTDIAIGLLKKIQKKRRDLRVIVASATLDAKKFHDFFNLNESGDPSKDTCGILTVEGRTFPVDVFYTVSPVPDYVKATVETVLKIHETEEDGDVLAFLTGQEEVEKVVSLLQDQARSLSRYGMKKHLRILPMYSGLPYADQMKVFERTPPTVRKVVVATNIAETSITINGVVFVIDCAFVKLRAYNPSTAIESLVVTPISKASASQRAGRAGRNRPGKCFRLYTEEDFEKLPASTVPEMQRTNLAPVILQLKALGIDNVLRFSFLSPPPAQTMVQALELLYALGGLDHYGRLTDPMGVRMAEFPLSPMFAKMLLESGNFGCSKEIVTIAAMMQIQNIFVVPPNQKKAAAREHRKFAVAEGDHLTMLNVYEAFIKHQKSSQWCQEHFLNYKGLLRAVTVREQLRRLMNKFKVPRTSSEGDPDVILKCIVLGFFSNAARIHHSGSYRTLRDDRELHIHPNSVLYGEKPPKWVVFNEVVQTAKYYMRDVTAVESSWLVELAPHFYKQAKHGSLASKRSRVL comes from the exons ATGGCGTCTCCCCTTTCCACGATGAAATTTTGGAAGCCGG GGGCTGAGGCTCCGGGGATCTCGGAGGAGCGGGAGCTCAACACAGAGACCACAGGCTCCCCCATCATCTTCAACCCGCACACAGCCCTCTCCATAGAGAAACAACGACAGAAACTCCCCGTTTTCAAG CACAGAAACAACATCTTATACTTGGTGGAGAGCTTCCAGACTGTCATCATAGTTGGTGAGACAGGATGTGGGAAAACAACGCAGTTACCCCAG TACCTTCTGGAGGCTGGCTGGGCAACGGAGGGGAAGGTGATCGGAGTGACACAGCCTCGTCGTGTGGCTGCTATCTCT GTAGCTAATCGTGTGGCAGAGGAGCGAGGGGCCCTGGTGGGACATGAGGTGGGATACACCATCCGTTTTGATGACTGCTCTGATCCCCACGCCACAAGGATTAAG TTCCTTACAGATGGCATGCTGGTGCGAGAGATGATGACTGATCCTCTTTTGAAGAAATACAG TGTGTTGATGCTGGATGAAGCACATGAGAGAACTTTGTACACAGACATAGCCATTGGTCTACTAAAGAAG ATTCAGAAAAAGCGCCGAGACCTGAGGGTGATTGTGGCCTCTGCCACTCTGGATGCCAAG AAATTCCATGACTTCTTCAATTTGAACGAGTCCGGGGATCCCAGCAAGGACACGTGTGGAATTCTGACAGTGGAGGGACGCACCTTTCCAGTGGACGTCTTCTACACTGTCAG TCCTGTCCCAGACTACGTGAAAGCCACAGTAGAGACGGTGCTGAAGATCCATGAGACAGAGGAGGACGGAGATGTCCTAGCTTTTCTTACCGGACAG GAAGAGGTGGAGAAAGTAGTGTCCCTTCTGCAGGACCAGGCCAGGTCTCTGTCACGATACGGCATGAAGAAACACCTGAGGATTTTGCCCATGTACTCCGGTTTACCTTACGCTGATCAGATGAAGGTCTTTGAGAGGACACCGCCCACTGTTCGCAAG GTTGTGGTGGCCACTAACATAGCGGAGACATCCATCACCATAAATGGAGTTGTATTCGTCATTGACTGTGCTTTTGTCAAGCTGCGAGCGTATAACCCGAGCACTGCCATTGAATCTTTGGTGGTAACTCCAATCTCTAAGGCTTCCGCCAGCCAGAGGGCTGGGAGAGCCGGACGAAACCGTCCCGGGAAGTGCTTCAGGCTCTACACAG AGGAGGACTTTGAAAAACTGCCTGCCTCTACTGTGCCAGAGATGCAGCGCACAAATTTGGCCCCTGTCATCCTGCAGCTGAAAGCGCTAGGCATTGACAACGTGCTGCGGTTCAGCTTCCTTTCT CCTCCTCCAGCTCAGACCATGGTTCAGGCTCTGGAGCTGCTCTACGCCCTCGGAG GTCTTGACCATTACGGACGTTTGACTGATCCCATGGGTGTGCGGATGGCAGAGTTTCCTCTCAGCCCCATGTTTGCCAAGATGCTCCTAGAGTCAGGAAACTTCGGCTGCTCCAAAGAGATTGTTACCATCGCAGCAATGATGCAGATTCAGAATATATTTGTTGTGCCGCCAAATCAGAAGAAAGCTGCC GCTCGAGAGCACAGAAAATTTGCAGTTGCAGAGGGAGACCACCTCACCATGCTGAATGTGTATGAAGCATTCATTAAg CACCAGAAGAGCTCCCAGTGGTgtcaggaacatttcctcaacTATAAAGGTCTGCTGCGGGCTGTGACTGTACGAGAGCAGCTCCGGCGTCTCATGAACAAGTTTAAGGTGCCGCGGACTTCAAGTgaag GTGACCCCGATGTGATCTTGAAGTGCATTGTTCTCGGGTTTTTCTCCAATGCAGCACGCATTCACCATTCTGGTTCCTACCG GACTTTACGAGACGATCGTGAGCTTCACATCCACCCCAACTCGGTGCTGTATGGAGAGAAACCTCCAAAATG gGTGGTTTTCAATGAAGTTGTGCAGACGGCAAAATACTACATGCGCGACGTGACTGCTGTGGAGTCGTCCTGGTTGGTTGAGTTGGCCCCTCACTTTTACAAGCAGGCCAAG CATGGTTCACTGGCTAGCAAGAGGTCCCGGGTCCTCTGA